The genome window GTTGCGGGACTTGCACCGGAGCGGGCGAGCCGCCGTTACGCCGCGGGGGTTGAATCCGTTGCTTTCAGAAAAGCTGGAGACGGTTATTTTACGTTGCTTGGAGAAGGACCCCGACCGGAGATATGCGACGATCCGGATCCTATTGGAGGATCTCGGGATTACTGGAGGAGGGACTCCGTTCCATGCCTCATGAATGGCAGGTGACGACGGCCATTGTCATCTTTTTGCTTTCTTATGGCCTGATCATCTCCGAAAAAATCCACCGCATGACCGTAGCCCTGCTCGGCGCTGTTATCATGCTGCTGCTTGGCATCCTTTCTCAGGAAGAGGCTGTGCGATCAATCGATTTCAACACCTTGGGCCTGTTGATCGGCATGATGATCATCGTCGGCATCCTGCGGCGGACAGGGGTCTTCGAGTATTTTGCCGTCAAGGCGGCGAAGGCGGCCAAAGGCAGTCCTGTCGGCATCCTGGTCCTGCTGTCTCTTGTTACAGCCGTAGCCTCCGCCTTCCTGGACAATGTGACGACGGTGTTGTTGATCGTTCCGGTCACCCTGTCGATCACTGACACCCTTGAGGTGGACCCCGTTCCTTTTCTCATCTCCGAGGTTATGGCCGCGAATATCGGCGGGACAGCCACGCTGATCGGCGACCCGCCCAATATCATGATCGGCGGCGCTGTGGGGCTTAGCTTCAATGACTTTGTCGTCAATCTAACGCCCGTGATCATCCCCATTCTGGCGGTCAACCTTTTTCTCATTACGCGGATCTATCGCAGGGAACTGCAGTCAGATGACGCCGGCAAGGCCAGGATCATGGCCCTGGATGAATCGGAGGTGATCAAGGACCGGGCGTTGCTGCGCAAGGCGGCCCTGGTGCTCGGTCTGACGATCCTCGGCTTCATTCTGCACGGATTGCTCAACCTGGAATCGGCCACCATCGCCTTGGCCGGCGCCGCCTTTTTGCTGCTGTTTACCGGGGAAGAACCGGAGGACATCCTTCTGTCTGTCGAGTGGCCCACCCTCTTTTTCTTCATCGGATTGTTCATTATTGTCGGCGCCCTCGAACATGTGGGCGTCATTCGCTGGGTCGCTGAGGCGGGATTGCGGCTGACAGGCGGCGCCGTGGGACCGACGACCCTTTTGATTCTGTGGCTCTCCGCCATTGCCTCTGCCTTTGTCGACAACATTCCCTTTGTGGCCACCATGATCCCCTTGATCAAGGCGATGGGGGAGATGGGCGGCATGGATACGACGCCTCTCTGGTGGAGCCTGGCCCTTGGCGCCTGCTTGGGTGGCAACGGCACCATCATCGGCGCCTCCGCCAACGTCATCGTCGCCGGAATGGCCGAGAAAAACGGGATCGCCATCTCCTTTATCCGCTTTATGAAAGTGGCCTTTCCCCTGATGCTCGTCAGCATTGCCATGTCCCATCTTTATCTGTGGTTGCGCTATCTGACCTAAAAAAGGGGACCCAGGTCCCGCTGTGAACGGGTCCTGGGTCCGATGTAGGGTTGTATCGATTCGATTACGATAAAGGTGCCTTCTTTCAATACCCATCTGCGTGGCCCGACTTCTGTCGGGTTTTTTTTGTCCAAATTGCGCTATTGCGCCTTGTTTTTTAAGGCGGTTCATTGGGAAGCGGCGGCGGTTGGGATCGTAAAGAAAAAAGAGGCGCCGCCACCCTCCCGATTTTCTACGCCGACCTGGCCGCCGTGACTTTCCACGATTGCTTTGACGATCGCCAGACCGAGACCGGCGCCCGGTGTTTTCCGGCTTCTTGACTTCTCTCCCCGGTAAAAGCGTTCCCATACTCGGCCCAGATCCGCTTCGGCCAGTCCTGGACCGGTGTCATTGACGGTAAAGCGGACCGATTCGGCCTGCGCCGCCAGTCCCAGTTGCACCGCTCCCCCGGCCGGCGTATGGCGCAGGGCGTTATCGACGAGGTTGATCAACGCCTGAGTCAACCGGTCGGGATCCGCATAAATCTCAGGCAGAGCCCGGTCACTTGGGTAGGGGGGACAAGTCAGCCGGATTTGCTGCTCTTCCGCTGTTCCAGCGAGGTTGCGGGCCACGCGGCAGAGCAGGGTCTCAGGAGTGACCGGTTCTCTCTTCAATTCAAAATACCCCGATTCCAATTGGGCCAACTGCAACATGTCCTGGACGAGCCGCTGCATGCGATCCGTTTCTTCCAGGATGATCTCGGCCATCTGGCGGCGATCCTCGGGCGTTTTCGCCATGTCGTCCCGCAACGCTTCTGCATAGCCCTGGATCAGAAACAGGGGGGTGCGCAGATCATGGGAGACGTTGGCCGCCAGGTCGCGCATGCTCTGCATCCCTTGGGCCAACTGATCGTTTCTCGCTTCCAACTGCCGCAGGCTGAGCGAGAGTTCACTGGACAGAGAATTCAGCGTCTCTCCCAGACGGCCGATCTCGTCGTCGCCTGCCACCGGCGCCAAGCGGTTGAATTCGCCCCGGCGCATCTGTTCCGCTACCGCATGGAGCGCCGTCAATGGTTGGGCGACTTTTTTGGAGATCAGATAGGCGACCAGTGTCGAAAGCAGCAAGGTCAAGGCGCCGGCGCCAAAGACCCAGGCGCGGACGTTGTCAATCGTATCGTTGATCGGTTGCAGCGCCCGGAAGGCGAAGATGACCTTGTCCACCTTGTCTTCCTTCCGGTGCGGAATGGCCACGGAAAGGGTAGCGATGCCGCCGGCGCTGTCCTTCGTCCTTTCCGCAGCGATGCCGGAGGTGTCGAGAAAGGTCTGCCGGATGACGATTTCGCCTCGCTGCAACCGTTCCTTATCCTGTGTCGTCAGTTCCACTTGACGCAGGAGAGGGTAGAGGGCGCCTGTTCGGGCGCCTTGACCGGATCCGGCGTCACTGCTCGTCGAAGGCGTCGCGTCGGATCCGTCGAGGGGGGGACAAAGATCCCTATCATCGTTGTTCCAAAACCGAGCGCCCCAACGAAAGCGAGGTCCCCCTTGGAGCCTTTGAGGGGGAGGCGATTCGGACGACGACAGGGACAACCAGGGGGGACCGCCATAGCCACTCAGCACATCGGTGACCTTTCCTTCTTTATTGCACACAAGGATGAGAGCCCCCGAATCGGCGGCGATAGCCATGGCGAGGCGTCTCGCTGCCGCCGGATCCTCTTCGGTAGCCACCAGATTGGTCTGAGTGACCAGTTCGTTTGTCTCCCACCGGACATAGTAGTCGGCGAAAAAAACGGAGAAGAGCCCGGCCACGACCAGCAACAGCGCCAGCGAAAAACCGGCCAGGGTGAGCCAAAACTTGCCGGCGATGCTTCGGGTGATTCTCATGGGCTGATCTCAAACTTATAGCCGCTGCCGCGAACGGTAATCACGTAGCCGGCAGCGGTCGGGGAGAGGCGCGACAGTTTTTCCCGCAGTCGGCGGACATGGGTGTCTACCGTTCGACTGTCACCGCCATATTCATACCCCCAGACCCGGTCGAGGAGCAAATCGCGGCTCATGACCCTGCCGGCGTGCTGGGCGAGGTAAAGCAACAGGTCATACTCCAGCGGCGACAGGGAGAGCGTTTCTCCCTGGATGACTGCTTTGCGCCCTTCGGGATAAAGGCTGAGTTCAGGGAAATGAAGTCCCTTTTCGAAGGCCTCTCCCTGGTTCATCCCGGAATTCGCCGTCGCGAGCGGCGCCCGGCGGCGCAGCAGAGCTTTTACGCGCAGCACGATCTCGCGGGGGCTGAAGGGCTTGACAACGTAGTCATCGGCGCCTAACTCAAAACCTAAAACCCGGTCGGCTTCCTCGCCCCGGGCGGTCAGAATCAGGATGGGTAATTCCGATATCTCTCGGATCTTGCGACAGGTGGTCCATCCGTCCAAACCGGGCATCATCAGATCCAGGATGACCAAATCGACCATCCGTTGCCGCAGAATGTCCAAAGCCGAAAGCCCTTCTTCCGCTTCAAGCACGTCAAAGGCTTCTTGTTCAAGGAAGAGGCGCAACATGCGGCGAATCTTTTCTTCATCCTCAACGATCAGAATCGTTGCCTCTGCAGGCATCGACGACACCTCCTCGGACTCATTTTACAAATATTCTCGCGGTAATGGGATGTTCTTGAACCGTTTCTTTTTCAGTATTATAATTTTTGACGAAAAAAAGAAAAAGGAGGGTTCAAATTGAGAAGAAGAAGTCTATTCAGCATCGTTCTTTCTTTCCTCTTTGCAGCGCTCCTGTGCGCTTCTTTTCCGCCCGGTGGACCCGCTTTGACAAGCGCCTGGGCAGCCGATTCGCCCTATGCCGGTGTCTTTAACTGGCCGGTCCCCCGCATCGCCAAAGCGGCCGGCCCGGCCATCGTTTCCATCAGCAACATGGGCGAGACCATCACAGAAAGGCTGGTAGAGCAATCAGCAGGATCCGGTGTGATCATCGACGCAGAAAACGGCTATATTGTCACCAACAACCATGTCGTCGAAGGGGCACAGGCCCTTCAGGTGGGGTTGGCTGACGGGCGTGTCATCAAGGGACGCCTCGTCGGGCGAGACGTGCGTTCCGACCTGGCTGTCGTCAAAATCGACGCCGATAACCTAACCGCCGTGCCGATGGGTGATTCGGATACCTTAGAGGTTGGAGAACTGGTGGTGGCCATCGGCAATCCCCTCGGCAAAGAGTTTGCTCGGACCGTTACCCACGGGATCGTGAGCGCCCTCGATCGAACGCTAGACGCCGATGATATCGGCTTGAAGGTGATCCAGACGGACGCGGCCATCAACCCTGGCAACTCCGGCGGCGGCCTCTTCAATGCCCGAGGCGAATTGATCGGGATCAACAGCGCCAAAATCGCCTTGGAGGGTGTCGAAGGGATGGGCTTTGCCATCCCGGTGAACGTAGCGAAGCCAATCGTGCAGCAGTTGATCACTCAGGGATATGTGGCCCGTCCCTGGCTCGGCGTCGAGGGTGTCTATATCTCGGAAGCCATCTCCGCCTATTATGATTTGCCGCAGGGCTTCTACATCCGGAAAGTAAGCCCCAATAGTCCCGCTGCCGCCGCTGGCCTCCGGCGTGGCGATGTCATTCAGTCTCTCGACGGCAACAGTTTTACCGGCGTAAGCGCCTTTTCCAACCTGATCGCCGCTCATGGCGTCGGCGACACGATTCAACTGAATGTTTCCCGTCAAGGGGAATCGATCACCGTGGCGGTTGTTCTGGCTCAACTGCCCAGATAGGATAGGGTCTGACTGTTACACCCGGGATAATGACGAGCGATCAATACATAGTAGACATAGAAGCTGCGACAAAAAGCGGAAGGGCATCCTTCCGCTTTTTCTTTGGAATCCCTTGAAAACATCCGTTGGTTCTGTGTTCCTCATTCCAACGGCGGCGAAGGGTGATGCTGCCTTGAGCGGGGCCGTTACGGTGAGCCTTTGATCCTAAGTATACCCCTGGAAAGTGACGGATCCATAACGTTCTTGTGACAATTCGGTTACAGTCCCGGCGCTTATACGAGTCGGGCGGTGCTCATCGTAAAGCATCGCCAGCAAGCCGTCCGGTGTGCCATTTGTGGAGGTAATGTTCATGGTTAGTCCAAATTGAAATAATTATCACAAACACATAAAATAATGGTAAGCCCCATTTTGAAGCGAGGTGGAGACAGATGATTGGCAAGCTTGTGGTGACACTGCTTTCTGGGGCGGCGGCCTACTCCTATGCGGAGAAAAAGTACAATGAAGTGACAGAACGCAAGATCATCGAAGGATTGCAGATGCTCCGGCCTGTCGTAACTGCCTTCCACGACAACGAGCGCAAACGCATGGGCGTTCAGTATTCTTCAACACGTTAGCCATTAACCGCACCGATACAGGGACCGGTGTCTTCGGACAGCCGGTCTTTTCTTTTTTGATCCGCTTTTCTACTTGCTTCGGCATTTTTCTTGCGGCGGTTCCGCGAGACGGGGCGATCATGGTATACTGAATGAAAAAGGAAGGTTTTGGAGGAGGGAGCCGCCATGCGCCTCGCCGAAGTTGATTTGAAAGCCCGCATCCCCGAGCGGGAGTATGAGGAACGGTTGCGCAAGCTGCAACTGGACCTCTTGAAGTACCAGTTTCGCATGATCGAGGAAAAAGTGCCCGTCCTCCTCGTCTTCGAGGGCTGGGACGCCGCCGGCAAGGGAGGCGTCATCCGCCGCATTACCGAACAGATGGATCCGCGAGCCTACCATGTCCACCCCGTTGGCGCTCCAAGCCCCGAGGAGATGCGCCATCACTACCTGCGCCGCTTCTGGCTCCGCCTGCCCAAAGCTGGCGAAATGGGAATTTTTGATCGCAGCTGGTATGGGCGGGTCATGGTCGAACGGGTGGAGAAACTCTGCCCGAAAGAGGCCTGGAAGCGCGCCTACACAGAGATCAACGAGTTTGAAAAGATGCTGGTCAGCGATGGGACGCTGCTGATCAAGTTTTTCCTGCACATATCGCCGGAGGAGCAACTACGCCGTTTTCGCGACCGCGAGACCAACCCCTACAAGCGCTGGAAGATCACCAAGGAGGACTGGCGCAACCGGGACAAGTGGAAGGAATATGAAGAAGCCATTCATGAGATGCTGGAAAAGACCCATACGGCGCTCGCGCCATGGCATCTGATCGCAGGGGAACAGAAGAAGTGGGCCCGCATCCGGACCATGGAGATTATCCTGGAACATTACAAGCGGGTCTTCCACCAGGGCAAGGAGTGTATCACGACAGGATGTCAAGCATCGTCATGACACAAGCGACGAGAAAAGAAGTGACCATCTACACCGATGGCGCCTGCCTCGGCAACCCGGGACCGGGCGGGTACGGCGTCGTGCTGATGTACGGGGAGCATCGGCGAGAACTGTCTGAGGGGTTTCGCGACACCACCAACAACCGCATGGAAATGCTAGCGGCCATCAAAGCCTTGGAAGTCCTGAAAGAGCCCTGCCAGGTCACCCTGTACAGCGATTCGCGCTATCTCGTCGACGCCGTCACCAAGAACTGGGCCCGTCGCTGGAAGGCGAATGGCTGGATGCGCAACAAAAAGGATCCTGCCTTGAATGTTGATCTCTGGGAACGCCTGCTCCACCTTCTGGAGCGCCACCAGGTGGAGTTCCGCTGGGTAAAAGGCCATGCCGGAAACCCCGAGAACGAGCGCTGTGACAAGTTGGCGACAGAAGCGGCTGCTCGCCCCGACCTGCCCCCCGATGTGCGCGCCCGATAATGAGGGGACCTTCCTGGGCAAACTGGTAGAAAAGCGAGTCCAGGAGCGTGAGCCTGATGCGACGTAAACTGTTATGGGTCGCCGGAGGCATCGGTTATCTGATGCTCCTCTACGGGGCGGTGAATTTTCTTCTCTGGTGGATGCTCGCCGACGTA of Heliomicrobium gestii contains these proteins:
- a CDS encoding ArsB/NhaD family transporter, whose translation is MPHEWQVTTAIVIFLLSYGLIISEKIHRMTVALLGAVIMLLLGILSQEEAVRSIDFNTLGLLIGMMIIVGILRRTGVFEYFAVKAAKAAKGSPVGILVLLSLVTAVASAFLDNVTTVLLIVPVTLSITDTLEVDPVPFLISEVMAANIGGTATLIGDPPNIMIGGAVGLSFNDFVVNLTPVIIPILAVNLFLITRIYRRELQSDDAGKARIMALDESEVIKDRALLRKAALVLGLTILGFILHGLLNLESATIALAGAAFLLLFTGEEPEDILLSVEWPTLFFFIGLFIIVGALEHVGVIRWVAEAGLRLTGGAVGPTTLLILWLSAIASAFVDNIPFVATMIPLIKAMGEMGGMDTTPLWWSLALGACLGGNGTIIGASANVIVAGMAEKNGIAISFIRFMKVAFPLMLVSIAMSHLYLWLRYLT
- a CDS encoding sensor histidine kinase; protein product: MRITRSIAGKFWLTLAGFSLALLLVVAGLFSVFFADYYVRWETNELVTQTNLVATEEDPAAARRLAMAIAADSGALILVCNKEGKVTDVLSGYGGPPWLSLSSSESPPPQRLQGGPRFRWGARFWNNDDRDLCPPLDGSDATPSTSSDAGSGQGARTGALYPLLRQVELTTQDKERLQRGEIVIRQTFLDTSGIAAERTKDSAGGIATLSVAIPHRKEDKVDKVIFAFRALQPINDTIDNVRAWVFGAGALTLLLSTLVAYLISKKVAQPLTALHAVAEQMRRGEFNRLAPVAGDDEIGRLGETLNSLSSELSLSLRQLEARNDQLAQGMQSMRDLAANVSHDLRTPLFLIQGYAEALRDDMAKTPEDRRQMAEIILEETDRMQRLVQDMLQLAQLESGYFELKREPVTPETLLCRVARNLAGTAEEQQIRLTCPPYPSDRALPEIYADPDRLTQALINLVDNALRHTPAGGAVQLGLAAQAESVRFTVNDTGPGLAEADLGRVWERFYRGEKSRSRKTPGAGLGLAIVKAIVESHGGQVGVENREGGGASFFFTIPTAAASQ
- a CDS encoding response regulator transcription factor, which produces MPAEATILIVEDEEKIRRMLRLFLEQEAFDVLEAEEGLSALDILRQRMVDLVILDLMMPGLDGWTTCRKIREISELPILILTARGEEADRVLGFELGADDYVVKPFSPREIVLRVKALLRRRAPLATANSGMNQGEAFEKGLHFPELSLYPEGRKAVIQGETLSLSPLEYDLLLYLAQHAGRVMSRDLLLDRVWGYEYGGDSRTVDTHVRRLREKLSRLSPTAAGYVITVRGSGYKFEISP
- a CDS encoding S1C family serine protease; amino-acid sequence: MRRRSLFSIVLSFLFAALLCASFPPGGPALTSAWAADSPYAGVFNWPVPRIAKAAGPAIVSISNMGETITERLVEQSAGSGVIIDAENGYIVTNNHVVEGAQALQVGLADGRVIKGRLVGRDVRSDLAVVKIDADNLTAVPMGDSDTLEVGELVVAIGNPLGKEFARTVTHGIVSALDRTLDADDIGLKVIQTDAAINPGNSGGGLFNARGELIGINSAKIALEGVEGMGFAIPVNVAKPIVQQLITQGYVARPWLGVEGVYISEAISAYYDLPQGFYIRKVSPNSPAAAAGLRRGDVIQSLDGNSFTGVSAFSNLIAAHGVGDTIQLNVSRQGESITVAVVLAQLPR
- a CDS encoding polyphosphate kinase 2 family protein, with the translated sequence MRLAEVDLKARIPEREYEERLRKLQLDLLKYQFRMIEEKVPVLLVFEGWDAAGKGGVIRRITEQMDPRAYHVHPVGAPSPEEMRHHYLRRFWLRLPKAGEMGIFDRSWYGRVMVERVEKLCPKEAWKRAYTEINEFEKMLVSDGTLLIKFFLHISPEEQLRRFRDRETNPYKRWKITKEDWRNRDKWKEYEEAIHEMLEKTHTALAPWHLIAGEQKKWARIRTMEIILEHYKRVFHQGKECITTGCQASS
- the rnhA gene encoding ribonuclease HI produces the protein MSSIVMTQATRKEVTIYTDGACLGNPGPGGYGVVLMYGEHRRELSEGFRDTTNNRMEMLAAIKALEVLKEPCQVTLYSDSRYLVDAVTKNWARRWKANGWMRNKKDPALNVDLWERLLHLLERHQVEFRWVKGHAGNPENERCDKLATEAAARPDLPPDVRAR